The Macrococcoides canis genome has a window encoding:
- the lpdA gene encoding dihydrolipoyl dehydrogenase — MVVGDFPIETDTIVIGAGPGGYVAAIRAAQLGQKVTIVERGNLGGVCLNVGCIPSKAMLAASHKYETAKHSEDYGIKAENVTLDFSKVQEFKNGVVERLTGGVGSLLKGRKVEIVQGEAYFVDQNNLKVMTEKASQTYTFKNAIIATGSRPIEIPNFKFNKRVIDSTGALALPEVPEHLVVVGGGYIGSELGTAYANFGSKVTILEGAKDILGGFEKQMTQVVKKGLKAKGVEIVTEAMAKSAEESDNGVKVTYEAKGETHTIEADYCLVTVGRRPNTDELGLEGLGIKMTDRGVIEVDAQSRTSVENIYAIGDIVAGPPLAHKASYEGKIAAEAISGEKSEVDYLAIPAVCFTEPELATVGYTEAMAKEEGLDFKASKFPFAANGRALSIGETDGFLKLITLKEDGLLIGAQVAGAGASDIIAELGLAIETGMTAEDIALTIHAHPTLGEMTMEAAEVAMGHPIHTM; from the coding sequence ATGGTAGTTGGAGATTTTCCTATTGAAACAGATACTATTGTAATTGGAGCAGGTCCTGGTGGATATGTTGCCGCAATCCGTGCAGCACAGTTAGGACAAAAAGTAACGATCGTTGAACGTGGAAACTTAGGAGGCGTGTGCTTAAACGTTGGATGTATTCCATCAAAAGCAATGCTTGCAGCTTCTCACAAATATGAAACAGCAAAACATTCTGAAGATTACGGAATTAAAGCTGAAAACGTTACTTTAGATTTCTCTAAAGTTCAAGAATTCAAAAATGGTGTTGTAGAACGTTTAACTGGAGGGGTTGGATCTTTACTTAAAGGTCGTAAAGTTGAAATCGTTCAAGGTGAGGCTTACTTCGTAGATCAAAATAACTTAAAAGTTATGACAGAAAAAGCATCACAGACATACACATTCAAAAATGCAATTATCGCGACTGGATCACGTCCAATCGAAATTCCAAACTTCAAATTCAACAAACGTGTGATCGACTCAACAGGTGCATTAGCACTTCCTGAAGTTCCTGAACACTTAGTTGTTGTAGGTGGAGGATATATCGGTTCTGAGTTAGGTACAGCATACGCTAACTTCGGCTCTAAAGTTACAATTTTAGAAGGCGCTAAAGATATTTTAGGCGGTTTCGAAAAACAAATGACACAAGTTGTTAAAAAAGGTCTTAAAGCTAAAGGTGTTGAAATCGTTACTGAAGCGATGGCGAAGTCAGCTGAAGAATCAGATAACGGTGTTAAAGTAACTTATGAAGCTAAAGGCGAAACACATACAATCGAAGCAGATTACTGCTTAGTAACTGTAGGACGTCGTCCAAATACAGATGAACTAGGATTAGAAGGTCTAGGTATTAAGATGACTGACCGTGGTGTAATTGAAGTAGACGCACAAAGCCGTACTTCAGTAGAAAACATCTACGCAATCGGTGATATCGTTGCAGGACCACCATTAGCGCATAAAGCTTCATACGAAGGTAAAATTGCTGCTGAAGCAATCTCTGGTGAAAAATCAGAAGTTGACTATCTTGCAATTCCAGCTGTATGTTTCACTGAGCCTGAATTAGCAACTGTAGGTTATACAGAAGCAATGGCGAAAGAAGAAGGTCTTGACTTTAAAGCTTCTAAATTCCCATTCGCTGCTAACGGACGTGCATTATCTATCGGTGAGACTGATGGTTTCTTAAAATTAATCACTCTTAAAGAAGACGGATTATTAATCGGAGCTCAAGTAGCTGGTGCTGGTGCATCAGATATTATCGCTGAGCTTGGTTTAGCAATCGAAACTGGTATGACAGCAGAAGATATCGCATTAACAATCCACGCACACCCAACATTAGGTGAAATGACGATGGAAGCAGCAGAAGTTGCAATGGGTCATCCAATTCACACAATGTAA
- a CDS encoding UPF0223 family protein, translated as MNYSYPIDTEWSQEEIIDVVNFLSLIEDAYERSVNTEDFMTLYRAFKQVAPMKSDENRILKSFEQVSTYSGYHTVKRAKQAKENNEKIFSMK; from the coding sequence ATGAACTATAGTTATCCGATCGATACAGAATGGTCACAAGAAGAGATTATTGATGTTGTAAATTTTCTGAGCTTGATTGAAGATGCTTATGAGCGCAGTGTGAATACGGAAGATTTTATGACGCTCTATCGCGCTTTTAAACAAGTGGCACCGATGAAGTCAGATGAGAATCGCATCTTAAAATCATTTGAACAAGTATCGACATATTCTGGCTATCATACTGTTAAACGTGCAAAACAAGCGAAAGAAAATAACGAAAAAATATTCTCGATGAAGTAA